A genomic segment from Chitinophagaceae bacterium encodes:
- a CDS encoding U32 family peptidase codes for MKSKNIKKKIELLAPVGSFESLHAAIQAGADAIYFGVAQLNMRAKSINSFFLSDLPLIQATCSQHHIKTYITLNTVMYEHDMQLLKTILKEVKKHKIDAVIASDFAVMEYCRQLHIPLHVSTQANVSNIESIKFFASFSDAVVLARELTLKQVKQITAEIARKKINGISGKLMRIEIFIHGALCMAVSGKCYLSLHAQNSSANRGACSQNCRHAYKVTDIDTQEELVIENNYIMSPKDLCTIDILDQVIESGATILKIEGRGKGPEYVSIVTKIYKKALLAIEENSYTKEKIDLWKNELAKVYNRGFWEGYYLGRKLGEWTDNPGSAATEKKIYVGKGKKYFSKIKVGEFLIETGSIKVGDTLLLTGPGFGLIKQPVEKLLVNGAISSEAVKGDFVTLACEHKISPTDKLYKIIKT; via the coding sequence ATGAAGAGTAAAAATATAAAAAAGAAAATAGAACTATTGGCGCCTGTCGGCTCATTTGAAAGCCTGCATGCCGCTATACAAGCCGGAGCCGATGCTATTTATTTTGGTGTAGCCCAATTAAATATGAGGGCAAAATCTATAAATTCCTTTTTTTTAAGTGATTTGCCACTCATACAAGCAACCTGTAGCCAACATCATATTAAAACCTATATTACACTTAACACAGTAATGTATGAGCATGATATGCAATTACTCAAAACTATTTTAAAAGAAGTAAAGAAACACAAAATAGATGCGGTAATTGCCTCGGATTTTGCCGTGATGGAATATTGCAGGCAGCTCCATATTCCTTTACATGTTTCAACCCAGGCCAACGTAAGTAATATAGAATCTATAAAATTTTTCGCATCATTCTCAGATGCGGTTGTATTGGCCAGGGAGCTTACTTTAAAACAGGTAAAACAAATAACCGCTGAAATTGCCCGAAAAAAGATCAATGGAATTTCGGGAAAATTAATGCGTATTGAAATTTTTATTCATGGCGCTTTATGTATGGCTGTTTCGGGTAAATGTTATTTAAGCCTTCACGCTCAAAACTCTTCAGCAAACAGGGGTGCATGTTCGCAAAATTGCCGCCATGCCTATAAAGTAACCGATATAGATACCCAGGAAGAACTAGTGATAGAAAATAATTACATCATGTCGCCAAAGGATCTTTGTACCATAGATATCCTGGACCAGGTTATTGAAAGCGGAGCAACAATTTTAAAAATTGAAGGCCGTGGAAAAGGACCGGAATATGTATCTATAGTTACTAAAATCTATAAAAAAGCTTTATTGGCTATTGAGGAAAATAGTTATACAAAAGAAAAAATTGATTTATGGAAAAATGAATTGGCAAAGGTGTACAACCGGGGTTTTTGGGAAGGATATTATCTCGGAAGAAAATTAGGAGAATGGACTGATAACCCCGGTTCTGCAGCTACAGAGAAAAAAATATATGTAGGCAAAGGCAAAAAATATTTTTCAAAAATTAAAGTGGGTGAATTTTTAATAGAAACAGGAAGTATTAAAGTTGGTGATACCTTATTACTTACCGGTCCGGGTTTTGGATTAATAAAGCAGCCGGTAGAAAAGCTTTTAGTTAATGGTGCAATATCATCAGAAGCGGTAAAAGGCGACTTTGTAACGCTTGCCTGTGAGCACAAAATATCCCCAACTGATAAACTCTATAAAATAATAAAAACCTGA
- a CDS encoding D-serine ammonia-lyase, which produces MTFSDLNKWIVAYPLLGDIISLKPVIWLNANREKIRNIHSLPVTLQDLQDAAELWERFAPYLSKAFPETIKTGGIIESPLKEIPQMQLLLNKQKGISIPGKLLLKCDNELPIAGSIKARGGIFEVLHYAEQLAIQSGLLKLRENYAVLAEEKFRNIFSRYSIGVGSTGNLGLSIGIISTKLGFKVTVYMSANAKEWKKELLRSVGANVVEFTGDFSEAIDAGRKATNADPKGYFIDDENSKYLFLGYSVAATRLKNQLDAMNIIIDETHPLFVYSPCGVGGSPGGIAFGLRQIFGDNAHCFFAEPTHSPAVLLGLLTGKMQKLSVHDFGIDNITEADGLAVGRPSAFASGISNVLISGIYTIEDDELFKLLYMLGKTEGIFLEPSATAGLIGPYQIAKSGYKESHHFNPEKITHIAWATGGALVPKDEMERFYNKGEKLFSKNF; this is translated from the coding sequence ATGACTTTTAGTGACCTCAATAAATGGATTGTTGCATACCCGCTTTTGGGAGATATTATCAGTTTAAAACCGGTAATATGGCTCAATGCAAACCGGGAAAAAATACGGAACATCCATTCGTTACCTGTTACCCTGCAGGATTTGCAGGATGCAGCTGAACTTTGGGAAAGATTTGCTCCCTACTTATCAAAAGCATTTCCAGAAACAATAAAAACTGGCGGTATAATCGAATCGCCTTTAAAAGAAATTCCACAAATGCAGTTATTGCTCAATAAGCAGAAAGGGATATCTATACCTGGGAAATTATTGCTGAAATGTGACAATGAATTACCTATTGCCGGATCTATAAAAGCCAGAGGTGGTATTTTTGAAGTGTTGCATTATGCCGAGCAATTGGCTATACAAAGCGGCCTTTTAAAACTAAGAGAAAATTATGCAGTACTGGCAGAAGAAAAGTTCAGGAATATTTTTTCAAGATACTCTATAGGCGTTGGCTCTACAGGAAACCTGGGTTTAAGTATTGGTATAATAAGTACAAAATTGGGTTTTAAGGTAACGGTGTATATGTCTGCTAATGCCAAAGAATGGAAAAAAGAACTATTAAGATCGGTAGGTGCAAACGTAGTGGAGTTTACCGGTGATTTTAGCGAGGCAATAGATGCAGGGAGAAAAGCTACAAATGCAGATCCTAAAGGATATTTTATTGACGACGAAAATTCAAAATATTTATTCCTGGGCTATAGTGTTGCGGCAACCCGGTTAAAAAATCAATTGGATGCAATGAATATCATTATTGATGAAACGCATCCGCTATTTGTGTATTCTCCCTGTGGAGTCGGCGGTTCACCAGGCGGAATTGCCTTTGGACTCAGGCAAATTTTTGGGGATAATGCCCATTGCTTTTTTGCTGAACCTACACATTCGCCTGCTGTGTTACTGGGCTTGCTCACTGGTAAAATGCAAAAACTGAGTGTGCATGATTTTGGAATTGATAATATAACAGAAGCCGATGGGTTGGCAGTAGGGCGGCCATCTGCATTTGCTTCTGGCATTAGTAACGTTTTAATAAGCGGAATTTATACTATTGAAGACGATGAACTTTTTAAACTGTTGTATATGCTGGGAAAAACCGAAGGTATTTTTTTGGAACCTTCTGCCACTGCGGGTTTAATCGGTCCGTATCAAATAGCAAAATCGGGATATAAGGAAAGCCATCATTTCAATCCAGAAAAAATTACCCATATTGCCTGGGCAACAGGTGGCGCCCTGGTTCCTAAAGATGAAATGGAGCGTTTCTATAATAAAGGGGAAAAACTATTTAGTAAAAACTTTTAG
- a CDS encoding molybdenum cofactor biosynthesis protein MoaE, which produces MGEKKIKNVFVEGAIKPVFIGESILKHNSKKNIGAHSIFLGQVRNDKIKEQEVIAIEYTAYKDMAVEIFQEIREDFFKKYPLVCMHIYHSLGRVNAGEISLFVFVSAVHRKAAINACEEIVERIKKEVPIWGKEILGNENFQWKENS; this is translated from the coding sequence ATGGGGGAAAAAAAAATAAAGAATGTATTTGTAGAAGGTGCAATAAAGCCGGTTTTTATTGGCGAATCTATTTTAAAACACAATAGTAAAAAGAATATTGGAGCACATAGTATTTTTTTGGGACAGGTACGAAACGATAAAATTAAAGAACAGGAAGTAATTGCAATAGAATACACAGCTTATAAGGATATGGCCGTTGAAATATTTCAGGAGATAAGGGAAGATTTTTTTAAAAAATATCCCTTAGTTTGTATGCACATTTATCATAGCCTGGGCCGGGTAAATGCAGGCGAAATAAGTTTATTTGTTTTTGTTTCTGCAGTGCATAGAAAAGCAGCTATAAATGCCTGTGAAGAAATTGTTGAACGCATAAAAAAGGAAGTGCCCATTTGGGGAAAAGAAATTTTAGGAAACGAAAATTTCCAATGGAAAGAAAATTCATAA
- a CDS encoding hemerythrin domain-containing protein translates to MNKPLHTFFTNDHHRLEALLEKATEQPETINMEYYHKFRTGLLRHIKMEEKTLFPASIKMNKKVMQNLIPRFKLEHGALTALLVPPPTHSIINAIRHVLEKHDFAEEENGGLYDVCEALTQGQTEELLAVLEKVEEVPVHPPNPAPIAIEAARRALLRAGYDFDKIK, encoded by the coding sequence ATGAATAAGCCTTTGCATACTTTTTTCACGAACGACCATCACCGGCTGGAAGCATTACTTGAAAAAGCCACGGAGCAACCGGAAACAATTAATATGGAGTATTATCATAAATTCAGAACCGGTTTGTTGCGCCATATTAAAATGGAAGAAAAAACTTTATTTCCTGCATCAATTAAGATGAATAAAAAAGTAATGCAAAATTTAATTCCCCGGTTTAAATTGGAGCATGGAGCATTAACAGCATTGCTGGTGCCGCCGCCAACTCATTCCATCATAAATGCAATAAGGCATGTTTTAGAAAAACATGATTTTGCGGAAGAGGAAAACGGGGGCTTATACGATGTGTGCGAAGCTTTAACGCAAGGCCAAACAGAAGAGCTATTGGCGGTATTGGAAAAAGTAGAAGAAGTTCCGGTACATCCACCAAACCCAGCACCCATTGCTATTGAAGCGGCAAGGCGTGCATTATTACGGGCTGGTTACGATTTTGATAAGATAAAATAA
- a CDS encoding MoaD/ThiS family protein: protein MKINIIAFGQVAEALKVDSFIVADIKDTEDLLKYLNLKFPQVQQMEFNIAVNKQIIHGNTILSNNDTIALLPAFSGG from the coding sequence ATGAAAATTAATATAATAGCATTTGGGCAGGTTGCCGAAGCATTGAAAGTGGATAGTTTTATTGTTGCAGACATAAAGGATACTGAAGATTTACTAAAATACCTAAACCTGAAATTTCCACAAGTGCAGCAAATGGAATTTAATATTGCAGTAAATAAACAAATAATACACGGCAATACTATTTTAAGTAATAATGATACCATAGCTTTATTGCCGGCATTTTCCGGTGGATAA
- a CDS encoding bifunctional molybdenum cofactor biosynthesis protein MoaC/MoaB has product MVDITSKIKTHRIAIAQATVTVSRQETIAAINNRAVPKGDVLEASRVAGLLGIKKTSDLIPDCHPLPIEFAKIKHSIDGLDINIEVEVHTIYRTGVEVEAMHGASVVALTLYDMLKPIDKGVEINHIKLLKKKGGKSQYIEKLSRKITAAVIVCSDSIATGKKQDAAGKAIIAKLEKCGIENNEYCIIPDEVKDIQQKVGFYCNNKIDIIILTGGTGLSPRDVTPEAIRPMLDREIPGIGEAARGFGQEITPYSMLSRSLGGLKGNTLILALPGSTKGAAESMDALFPYILHLFKVMEHLRHEEMGNS; this is encoded by the coding sequence ATGGTAGATATTACATCAAAAATAAAAACACACCGTATAGCCATTGCACAAGCTACGGTAACCGTTAGCCGGCAAGAAACTATTGCAGCAATTAATAATAGAGCCGTGCCTAAGGGTGATGTGCTGGAAGCAAGTAGGGTAGCCGGTTTGCTGGGTATAAAAAAAACCAGTGATTTAATCCCCGATTGCCATCCCTTACCCATTGAGTTTGCAAAAATAAAACATAGCATTGATGGATTGGATATTAACATAGAGGTGGAAGTACACACAATTTATCGTACAGGTGTAGAGGTAGAAGCCATGCATGGCGCTTCGGTTGTGGCCTTAACTTTATACGACATGCTTAAGCCTATTGACAAAGGAGTAGAAATAAACCATATTAAACTACTGAAAAAGAAAGGAGGAAAATCGCAGTATATTGAAAAATTATCCCGGAAAATTACCGCAGCGGTAATTGTTTGTTCAGATAGTATTGCCACAGGTAAAAAGCAGGATGCTGCCGGTAAAGCCATCATAGCAAAGCTTGAAAAATGCGGAATTGAAAATAATGAGTATTGCATTATTCCGGATGAAGTAAAAGATATTCAGCAAAAAGTAGGATTTTATTGTAACAATAAAATTGATATAATCATACTAACCGGCGGCACTGGTTTATCACCAAGAGATGTTACACCTGAAGCCATTCGGCCTATGCTTGATAGGGAAATTCCCGGAATTGGAGAAGCAGCCCGTGGATTTGGGCAGGAGATAACACCCTATAGTATGCTATCCCGTAGCCTCGGCGGTTTAAAAGGCAATACATTAATATTGGCACTTCCGGGCTCTACAAAAGGTGCAGCAGAAAGTATGGACGCACTTTTTCCCTACATACTTCACCTTTTTAAAGTAATGGAACATTTAAGGCATGAAGAGATGGGTAATTCCTAA
- a CDS encoding tyrosine phenol-lyase — MAKIAKRSWAEPYRIKMVELLKVTTKPQRIKALKAAGFNTFLLPAEDVYIDLLTDSGTNAMSDQQWAAFMTGDEAYAGSKSYYKMENAIKDYYGYKYIVPTHQGRGAEHLLSQILIKKGDFVPGNMYFTTTRLHQEMAGGKFVDIIIDEAHDPNSEFPFKGNVDLNKLDSLVKKVGAAKISYICLATNVNMAGGQPVSMANLKELRKYTKKHGIRIIHDMTRVAENAYFIQQREKGYEKVKIKDIVKEICSLTDGATMSAKKDALVNIGGFLAINDWNVFEEARNLVVAYEGLHTYGGIAGRDMEAIAVGIMESVNDAHQAARVGQVEYLGKKMQEYGIPIVKPIGGHGVFVDAKAFLPHLTQDQFPAQTLAGEVYIDSGVRTMERGVVSAGRKPNGENYYPKLELVRFTLPRRVYTQAHMDVVAESVAMVHERRKNINGLKMVYEPKYLRFFQAKFEQLK, encoded by the coding sequence ATGGCAAAGATTGCTAAACGTTCCTGGGCCGAACCTTACAGGATAAAAATGGTTGAATTATTAAAGGTAACAACAAAACCACAGCGTATTAAAGCGCTTAAAGCAGCAGGTTTCAATACTTTTTTGCTGCCTGCAGAAGATGTGTATATAGATTTATTGACAGATAGCGGTACCAATGCAATGAGTGACCAGCAATGGGCCGCATTTATGACCGGAGATGAAGCCTATGCTGGAAGCAAGAGTTACTATAAAATGGAAAATGCTATTAAGGATTATTATGGCTATAAATATATTGTGCCTACTCACCAGGGCCGTGGCGCCGAGCATTTGCTTTCTCAAATTTTAATAAAGAAGGGCGATTTTGTGCCGGGTAATATGTATTTCACTACTACAAGGCTGCACCAGGAAATGGCAGGAGGAAAATTTGTAGATATTATTATTGACGAAGCGCATGACCCCAACAGTGAATTTCCTTTTAAGGGAAATGTGGATTTAAATAAGCTGGACAGCCTGGTTAAAAAAGTGGGTGCAGCAAAAATTTCTTATATCTGCCTGGCAACAAATGTAAATATGGCAGGCGGCCAGCCGGTAAGTATGGCTAATTTAAAAGAGCTGAGAAAATATACTAAAAAGCATGGCATTAGAATTATACACGACATGACACGTGTTGCTGAAAACGCTTATTTTATTCAGCAACGGGAAAAGGGATATGAGAAAGTAAAAATTAAAGATATTGTAAAGGAAATTTGTTCTTTAACCGATGGAGCAACCATGAGTGCAAAAAAAGATGCATTGGTAAATATTGGCGGTTTTTTGGCCATTAACGATTGGAATGTTTTTGAAGAAGCCAGGAACCTGGTTGTGGCTTATGAAGGGCTGCATACCTATGGTGGTATTGCCGGCCGTGATATGGAGGCAATTGCCGTAGGCATTATGGAAAGTGTGAACGATGCCCACCAGGCAGCACGTGTTGGACAGGTGGAATATTTAGGAAAGAAAATGCAGGAATATGGTATTCCTATTGTAAAACCAATTGGAGGGCATGGTGTTTTTGTAGATGCAAAAGCATTTTTACCGCATCTTACGCAGGATCAATTTCCGGCGCAAACCCTGGCAGGCGAAGTATATATTGATTCAGGGGTACGCACCATGGAAAGAGGTGTGGTATCTGCCGGAAGAAAACCTAATGGGGAGAATTACTATCCTAAGTTAGAACTGGTACGTTTCACTCTACCTCGCCGTGTATACACTCAGGCACACATGGATGTAGTAGCAGAATCAGTGGCAATGGTGCATGAAAGAAGGAAAAATATTAACGGATTGAAAATGGTTTATGAGCCTAAATACCTACGGTTCTTCCAGGCAAAATTTGAGCAACTAAAATAA
- a CDS encoding putative zinc-binding protein, producing the protein MENPIIYSCSGCSSAAQMANYIAVKIDRKAIAEMSCIVGVGGNVKKMVNTAKSGRKIIAIDGCPLSCSKACLSNHHIEPDLHFELTQFGVKKKNHVDFDPNQADSILEIIEEKIANNNTQLKNAEIKTEILQKHEE; encoded by the coding sequence ATGGAAAACCCAATCATCTACTCCTGTTCAGGCTGTTCCAGTGCTGCACAAATGGCCAATTACATAGCAGTAAAAATAGACAGGAAAGCAATAGCCGAAATGTCCTGTATCGTTGGCGTTGGAGGTAATGTAAAAAAAATGGTAAATACAGCAAAATCAGGACGAAAAATTATTGCCATTGACGGCTGCCCACTATCCTGCTCCAAAGCCTGCCTGAGTAATCATCATATTGAACCTGATTTACATTTTGAACTAACGCAATTTGGTGTAAAGAAAAAAAACCATGTGGACTTTGATCCAAACCAGGCCGATAGCATTTTGGAAATTATTGAAGAAAAGATTGCAAATAATAATACTCAACTAAAAAATGCAGAAATAAAAACAGAAATACTTCAAAAGCATGAAGAGTAA
- a CDS encoding DUF2249 domain-containing protein translates to MDTQLNTAGQEALDMRVFIPIERHKKLIQLFKELPVDKSFVFINDHDPIPLYYEFRSIYGDVVGWEYLNRGGREWMVKVTRTEASQGREFTDISTLLDLRKANKDEWKQIVFHRYGMMEQGDSMEIIAADDPKEIHGIFMQKFEGKHSWIYKKQEPNEVVVHITKKVKSGLGDDGFSVVNEYDLRPFAPAQRHEMFYEAFAEIKQGEAFEFFNDHDPLPLYYQMEAESKDPFKWEYLIKGPEEWKVRVIKVKG, encoded by the coding sequence ATGGATACCCAATTAAATACCGCAGGGCAGGAAGCATTGGATATGAGGGTTTTTATTCCCATTGAAAGACACAAAAAACTCATACAGCTTTTTAAAGAATTACCAGTTGATAAAAGTTTTGTTTTTATTAATGACCATGACCCTATTCCGCTTTACTATGAATTTCGTTCTATTTACGGTGATGTGGTAGGCTGGGAATACCTGAACCGTGGCGGCAGGGAATGGATGGTAAAAGTTACCCGTACTGAAGCCTCACAAGGACGAGAATTTACAGACATATCTACATTGCTCGACCTGAGAAAGGCGAATAAAGATGAATGGAAACAGATTGTATTTCACCGCTATGGAATGATGGAGCAGGGAGACAGCATGGAAATTATTGCAGCAGACGACCCCAAAGAAATACATGGGATTTTTATGCAAAAATTTGAAGGTAAACATTCCTGGATTTACAAAAAACAGGAACCAAACGAAGTTGTAGTGCATATTACCAAAAAAGTAAAAAGCGGTTTAGGCGATGATGGCTTTTCGGTGGTGAATGAATACGACCTGAGGCCTTTTGCGCCGGCACAGCGCCACGAAATGTTTTATGAAGCTTTTGCCGAAATAAAACAAGGTGAAGCTTTTGAATTTTTTAACGACCATGATCCTTTGCCACTTTATTATCAAATGGAAGCAGAAAGCAAAGACCCTTTTAAATGGGAATACTTAATTAAGGGCCCTGAAGAATGGAAGGTAAGGGTTATTAAAGTAAAAGGATAA
- a CDS encoding ferredoxin, which translates to MPNIVHYRNKCIGCGICYEMMPEVWRMSKKDGKATLIKGLLKKQTTVLPINPSLNETAKKVAKACPVNIIKINTF; encoded by the coding sequence ATGCCCAATATTGTACATTACAGGAATAAATGTATTGGCTGTGGTATTTGCTATGAAATGATGCCTGAAGTTTGGCGTATGTCAAAAAAAGATGGCAAAGCCACGTTAATAAAAGGATTGTTAAAAAAGCAAACTACCGTTTTACCTATTAATCCATCACTAAATGAAACTGCAAAAAAAGTAGCAAAGGCATGCCCGGTAAACATCATAAAAATAAATACATTTTAA
- a CDS encoding molybdenum cofactor guanylyltransferase: MIKYPNIHAYLLAGGKSSRMGTDKGLLHFQNKYLVEWVINELQFVFEKITIVANNAVYQKFNLEVIEDEIKNIGPAGGIFTALKHAHTKSIFVVSCDMPFITAKAIGFVVGQSAGTQITIPVYHTKMQPLFAVYSKSCLPIWEQLIEQKFIKLQEMVAHFDLLKLNVDHNIIFDEKVLMNINDKNDLKKGLQFLKNEN, translated from the coding sequence TTGATAAAATATCCCAATATCCACGCCTATTTATTGGCCGGTGGCAAAAGCTCCCGGATGGGAACAGATAAGGGTTTATTGCACTTTCAAAATAAATATTTAGTTGAATGGGTGATTAATGAGTTGCAATTTGTTTTTGAAAAAATTACTATTGTTGCCAATAATGCAGTATATCAAAAATTTAATTTGGAGGTAATAGAAGACGAAATTAAAAATATTGGACCGGCTGGGGGCATTTTTACAGCTTTAAAACATGCCCACACCAAAAGCATTTTTGTGGTAAGCTGCGATATGCCATTCATCACTGCTAAGGCAATAGGTTTTGTTGTCGGCCAATCTGCCGGCACACAAATAACCATACCTGTTTACCATACTAAAATGCAACCTTTATTTGCAGTGTATAGCAAAAGTTGCCTGCCAATATGGGAGCAGCTTATTGAACAAAAATTTATTAAATTACAGGAAATGGTTGCTCATTTTGATTTGTTGAAACTGAATGTTGACCATAATATTATTTTTGATGAAAAAGTTTTAATGAACATCAATGATAAAAATGACCTTAAAAAAGGCCTTCAATTTCTTAAAAATGAAAATTAA
- a CDS encoding HesA/MoeB/ThiF family protein encodes MIRHNTYERYQRQIILKEFGPAAQDKLLAAKVLVVGAGGLGCPALQYLAAAGVGSIGIIDFDLVELSNLQRQTLFTVEDIGKPKAIVATQKLKLLNPDIQIDAYYYKITHKNAWDLLGLYDIILDSSDNFATRYLLNDACVLLNKPLVYGAVLRFEGQVAVFNLQTEQCNYKTNYRDLFPQPPLPHTVPSCNEAGVIGVLPGIIGTMQAAEVIKIITAIGEPLTNKLLTYNVRNNRFFEFLISPAKSVSINIPANKTGFENFDYEWHCGIANNQDEITVDEFDELRRKDGVLVMDVREIGELPAIDEFPFIQIPLSKLEQRINEICTNKKIVVFCQSGIRSLKAVTIIRAKTGLEQVYSLKAGIESWKIHNRKKAIF; translated from the coding sequence ATGATACGGCATAATACATACGAAAGATACCAGCGTCAAATAATTTTAAAAGAATTTGGCCCAGCAGCACAGGATAAATTACTGGCTGCAAAAGTGCTTGTTGTTGGCGCCGGGGGATTGGGTTGCCCTGCATTGCAATACCTTGCTGCTGCAGGGGTTGGCAGTATTGGTATTATAGATTTTGATTTGGTGGAATTATCCAACCTTCAAAGGCAAACCTTGTTTACTGTTGAGGATATTGGTAAACCTAAAGCAATAGTTGCTACACAAAAATTAAAATTGCTGAACCCGGATATACAGATTGATGCGTATTATTACAAAATTACTCATAAGAATGCATGGGATTTACTTGGCCTTTACGATATTATTTTAGATAGTTCGGATAATTTTGCAACAAGATATTTGCTGAACGATGCTTGTGTGTTGCTCAATAAACCTTTGGTATATGGCGCTGTTCTTCGTTTTGAAGGACAGGTTGCAGTATTTAATTTGCAAACAGAGCAGTGCAATTACAAAACGAATTACCGGGATTTGTTTCCCCAGCCCCCGTTGCCGCATACAGTTCCTTCATGCAACGAGGCAGGTGTAATTGGCGTATTGCCAGGAATTATCGGCACCATGCAGGCGGCAGAAGTAATTAAAATTATCACGGCAATTGGCGAGCCTTTGACTAATAAATTGCTTACTTATAATGTACGCAACAACCGTTTTTTTGAATTCCTTATTTCACCTGCAAAAAGTGTTTCAATAAATATTCCTGCAAATAAAACCGGGTTTGAAAACTTTGATTATGAATGGCATTGCGGTATTGCTAATAACCAGGATGAAATTACTGTGGATGAGTTTGATGAGCTAAGAAGGAAAGACGGGGTGCTGGTTATGGATGTAAGGGAAATTGGGGAATTACCGGCTATAGATGAATTTCCATTTATTCAAATCCCTTTAAGTAAATTGGAGCAAAGGATAAACGAAATATGCACAAACAAAAAAATTGTTGTTTTCTGCCAATCGGGCATACGTAGTTTAAAGGCGGTAACCATCATTCGGGCAAAAACTGGGCTGGAACAGGTTTATAGCCTTAAGGCCGGTATTGAATCCTGGAAAATACACAATAGAAAAAAGGCAATATTTTAA